A single genomic interval of Alistipes provencensis harbors:
- the lpxD gene encoding UDP-3-O-(3-hydroxymyristoyl)glucosamine N-acyltransferase has translation MMEFTAEMIAGFLGGEIVGDKNAQVHTVSSIEEGKAGSLSYLTNPKYEQFLYTTGASIVLVNRTFTPSQPVAATLIKVDDAGACVLKLLEMYNAAKPRRKGISDRASVSPEAEVGDACYIGDFTVVEEGVRIGKGCQVYPQVYLGRGVTVGDNTILYPGVKIYEGCVVGANCILHAGAVIGADGFGFMPNAAGGFDKIPQLGNVVIEDDVEIGANTCIDRAKTDSTVIRRGVKLDNLIQIGHNVQIGENTVSSAQTGIAGTSRVGRNCFLAGQVGIADHVVIGDRVKVGSKSGIDKGVPDDEVRMGYPALPGMQYHRSSAVFKRLPDLEKQVRELEKRLAELTKNQ, from the coding sequence ATGATGGAATTTACAGCCGAAATGATCGCCGGGTTTCTGGGCGGCGAAATCGTCGGCGACAAAAACGCCCAAGTACACACCGTCTCGTCGATCGAGGAGGGCAAGGCCGGATCGCTGAGCTACCTCACCAACCCCAAATACGAACAGTTCCTCTACACCACGGGGGCTTCGATCGTCCTCGTGAACCGCACGTTCACGCCGTCGCAGCCGGTGGCCGCGACGCTCATCAAAGTCGACGACGCAGGGGCCTGCGTCCTGAAACTGCTCGAAATGTACAACGCCGCGAAGCCCCGCCGCAAGGGGATCAGCGATCGCGCGTCGGTATCGCCCGAGGCCGAGGTGGGCGACGCGTGCTACATCGGCGACTTCACGGTCGTCGAGGAGGGCGTGCGCATCGGCAAGGGATGTCAGGTCTACCCGCAGGTCTACCTCGGGCGCGGCGTCACCGTCGGCGACAACACCATCCTCTATCCCGGGGTGAAGATTTACGAAGGCTGTGTCGTGGGCGCCAACTGCATCCTGCACGCCGGCGCGGTGATCGGCGCCGACGGGTTCGGGTTCATGCCCAACGCCGCGGGCGGTTTCGACAAAATTCCCCAGCTGGGCAACGTCGTCATCGAGGACGATGTGGAGATCGGCGCCAACACCTGCATCGACCGCGCCAAGACCGACTCGACCGTCATCCGCCGCGGCGTGAAGCTCGACAACCTGATCCAGATCGGCCACAACGTGCAGATCGGCGAGAATACCGTATCGTCGGCCCAGACCGGCATCGCCGGAACCTCGCGCGTCGGGCGCAACTGCTTCCTCGCGGGTCAGGTGGGCATCGCCGACCACGTCGTGATCGGCGACCGCGTGAAGGTCGGCTCGAAGAGCGGCATCGACAAAGGGGTCCCCGACGACGAGGTGCGCATGGGCTATCCGGCGCTCCCGGGCATGCAGTACCACCGTTCGTCGGCCGTTTTCAAGCGGCTGCCCGACTTGGAAAAGCAGGTCCGCGAACTGGAAAAACGACTCGCAGAACTCACCAAAAACCAATAA
- the coaD gene encoding pantetheine-phosphate adenylyltransferase yields MERTAIFPGSFDPFTRGHAALVEEALNLFDRVVIGIGNNSSKQGLLTVENRKRLIDDVFRGEERVEARIYTGLTGEFAEAVGACAIIRGVRNTTDFEYERTMESTNHRIYPDITTVMLFTPSPVADISSSTVREVLSFGRNVEEFMPEGIDINKYL; encoded by the coding sequence ATGGAACGGACAGCAATATTTCCGGGGTCGTTCGATCCCTTCACGCGCGGACACGCCGCGCTGGTCGAGGAGGCGCTGAATCTCTTCGACCGCGTGGTAATCGGCATCGGCAACAACTCCTCGAAGCAGGGGCTGCTGACGGTCGAGAACCGCAAACGGCTCATCGACGACGTCTTTCGCGGCGAGGAGCGCGTCGAAGCCCGCATCTACACCGGGCTGACGGGCGAATTCGCCGAGGCGGTGGGCGCCTGCGCCATCATCCGCGGCGTGAGGAACACCACCGACTTCGAATACGAACGCACGATGGAGTCCACCAACCACCGCATCTATCCCGACATCACGACCGTCATGCTCTTCACCCCCTCGCCCGTGGCCGACATCTCGTCGTCGACCGTGCGCGAGGTGCTCTCGTTCGGCCGCAACGTCGAGGAGTTCATGCCCGAAGGAATAGACATTAACAAATATTTGTAA
- the tilS gene encoding tRNA lysidine(34) synthetase TilS, producing the protein MNLIETFQRYIDENNLATHDDRILLTVSGGVDSMVMLSLFTRCGYSVGVAHCNFQLRGAESDEDEVLVEEEARRHGVEFYNKRFETKAEMERTGESMEMAARRLRYAWFDALSREHGYTAVAIAHHADDSIETFFINLLRGTGLRGLTGISTQVGKIIRPLLFASRKEILEYAVQNRIPFREDSSNRSTKYLRNKIRLGLIPRIREINPKFTSLMSRNLARLTDAQLFINHGIERIRSEAVTSDTGIDTIHLDRLDPAFPQNFVIYELLNSAYGFKGDVIDSLCHALEQGATGRRFYARDRVASIDRGRIVVAPIDPGDACLATVRKGALRSYCGNSALYYEYCDIDTIKNFGVPENIAQVDADKLQFPLTLRRWRDGDWFVPFGMTGRKKVSDFLVDAKVSVAEKQRQFVLLSGDDIVWLVGRRIDDRYRLTPDTENVLRITKEIV; encoded by the coding sequence ATGAACCTGATCGAAACGTTCCAGCGCTACATCGACGAGAACAACCTCGCCACGCACGACGACCGCATCCTGCTGACCGTCTCGGGCGGCGTGGATTCGATGGTGATGCTCTCGCTGTTCACCCGCTGCGGCTACTCGGTGGGCGTGGCGCACTGCAACTTCCAGTTGCGGGGCGCCGAGAGCGACGAGGACGAGGTGCTGGTGGAGGAGGAGGCCCGCCGTCACGGTGTGGAGTTTTACAACAAGCGCTTCGAGACCAAGGCCGAGATGGAGCGCACGGGCGAGTCGATGGAGATGGCGGCCCGGCGGCTGCGCTACGCGTGGTTCGATGCCCTGAGCCGCGAACACGGCTACACGGCCGTGGCCATCGCCCACCATGCCGACGACTCGATAGAGACCTTTTTCATCAACCTCCTGCGCGGCACCGGACTGCGGGGACTGACGGGTATCTCGACCCAAGTCGGGAAGATCATCCGCCCGCTGCTGTTCGCATCGCGCAAGGAGATACTCGAATACGCCGTCCAGAACCGCATCCCGTTCCGGGAGGATTCGTCGAACCGTTCGACCAAATACCTGCGCAACAAGATACGGCTGGGGCTGATCCCCCGCATCCGAGAGATCAACCCCAAGTTCACGAGCCTGATGAGCCGCAACCTCGCGCGGCTGACCGACGCCCAGCTCTTCATCAACCACGGCATCGAGCGCATCCGCTCGGAGGCCGTCACCTCGGACACAGGGATCGACACGATCCACCTCGACCGCCTCGACCCGGCCTTTCCGCAGAACTTCGTGATCTACGAACTGCTGAACTCGGCCTACGGGTTCAAGGGCGACGTGATCGACTCGCTGTGCCACGCCCTCGAGCAGGGGGCCACGGGGCGGCGGTTCTACGCCCGCGACCGGGTGGCGTCGATCGACCGCGGACGGATCGTCGTGGCGCCGATCGACCCCGGCGACGCGTGTCTCGCGACGGTGCGCAAGGGCGCCCTGCGCAGCTACTGCGGCAACTCGGCGCTCTACTACGAATACTGCGACATCGACACGATCAAGAATTTCGGCGTGCCCGAAAATATCGCGCAAGTCGATGCCGATAAGTTGCAGTTCCCGCTCACGCTGCGCCGCTGGCGCGACGGCGACTGGTTCGTGCCGTTCGGCATGACGGGCCGCAAGAAGGTGTCGGACTTCCTCGTCGACGCCAAGGTCTCCGTGGCCGAGAAACAGCGGCAGTTCGTGCTGCTGTCGGGCGACGACATCGTGTGGCTCGTGGGACGCCGCATCGACGACCGTTACCGCCTGACGCCCGACACGGAAAACGTGCTGCGCATCACCAAAGAGATCGTTTAA
- a CDS encoding aminotransferase class IV, which produces MTELYLYQTVHLARGHARNVEAHVAVLDAASRELFGRRYAPGAARLAGADIAVRCDREGILREADDAPLFAVTGHTVLAAPGAESVERALAVQAVRAAGLELREEPFGRGDLPQIDELFFADHRGITALARCDGQPLMTLVAERISSRLESGF; this is translated from the coding sequence TTGACGGAACTCTACCTATATCAGACCGTCCACCTCGCCCGGGGACACGCCCGCAACGTGGAGGCGCACGTCGCCGTGCTCGACGCCGCGTCGCGCGAACTGTTCGGCCGGCGGTACGCACCCGGCGCCGCCCGGCTGGCGGGGGCCGACATCGCCGTGCGCTGCGACCGGGAGGGAATCCTCCGCGAAGCCGACGACGCTCCGCTGTTCGCCGTCACGGGGCACACGGTGCTGGCCGCACCCGGTGCGGAGAGTGTCGAACGCGCGTTGGCCGTGCAGGCCGTGCGGGCCGCAGGGCTGGAACTGCGCGAGGAGCCATTCGGACGCGGGGATTTGCCGCAAATCGACGAACTCTTCTTCGCCGACCACCGGGGCATCACCGCCCTCGCGCGCTGCGACGGGCAGCCGCTGATGACGCTCGTCGCCGAACGAATTTCCTCCCGCTTAGAAAGCGGGTTTTAA
- a CDS encoding TlpA disulfide reductase family protein has protein sequence MKRHSTLFLLAALLCSCGGPNYSLSGRTDFAPGDTLRLRSPYQDDSLLAVTVVRPDGSFRIRGYVDGPMIANLIHGNSRVGAPILLEAGDIRLEATGDVRSYQFTGTPMNEAFNAMNAAQVSLGNVLQALENEPDTPERKQRLDSLGRIYRQIPGDALEANRDNLLGAFLYSRRTDADPARARERLAEFPAELQHHPVLESVRRQIEAVERSAVGQPYMDLALKNTAGEAIALASFVGTGRWVLLDFWATWCGPCCREIPHLKEAYEALKGRGFEIYAVSIDGDTERWRQFVAENGLAWTNVISEGGGKESPAAAMYGIRFIPSNFLIAPDGTIAAKNVPGSLLQERLEKLMKQQ, from the coding sequence ATGAAACGACACTCCACGCTATTCCTCCTCGCCGCCCTGCTGTGCAGTTGCGGCGGTCCCAACTACTCCCTTTCGGGCAGGACCGACTTCGCCCCCGGGGATACGCTCCGCCTGCGCTCGCCCTATCAGGACGATTCGCTGCTGGCCGTTACGGTAGTCCGTCCCGACGGCTCCTTTCGGATTCGCGGGTATGTGGACGGGCCGATGATCGCCAACCTGATCCACGGCAACAGCCGTGTCGGGGCCCCGATCCTGCTCGAAGCCGGCGATATCCGGCTCGAGGCGACGGGCGATGTGCGCAGTTATCAGTTCACGGGCACGCCGATGAACGAGGCGTTCAACGCCATGAATGCCGCTCAGGTATCGCTCGGCAACGTCCTGCAGGCGTTGGAGAACGAGCCCGACACCCCCGAACGCAAACAGCGGCTCGACTCGCTGGGACGCATCTACCGCCAGATTCCGGGCGACGCGCTGGAAGCCAACCGTGACAACCTGCTGGGAGCATTCCTCTACTCGCGGCGCACCGACGCCGATCCGGCCCGCGCCCGCGAACGGCTGGCGGAATTCCCCGCCGAGTTACAGCACCATCCCGTACTGGAGAGCGTGCGGCGGCAGATCGAGGCAGTCGAGCGGTCGGCCGTGGGACAGCCCTACATGGACCTCGCGCTGAAAAACACCGCGGGCGAAGCCATCGCCCTCGCGTCGTTCGTGGGAACCGGACGTTGGGTGCTGCTGGATTTCTGGGCCACATGGTGCGGTCCCTGCTGCCGGGAAATCCCGCACTTAAAGGAGGCTTACGAAGCCCTCAAAGGGCGCGGATTCGAGATTTACGCCGTGTCGATCGACGGCGACACGGAGCGCTGGCGGCAGTTCGTCGCGGAGAACGGCCTCGCATGGACGAACGTAATCTCCGAAGGCGGCGGCAAGGAGAGCCCCGCTGCGGCGATGTACGGCATCCGCTTCATCCCCTCCAATTTCCTGATCGCGCCCGACGGCACGATCGCGGCGAAAAACGTGCCCGGCAGCCTGCTGCAGGAGCGATT
- the murB gene encoding UDP-N-acetylmuramate dehydrogenase — MIREFHQISLRTRNSFGVDQQAARLVEFETPEELRTFFAAGIPEKWMVLAGGNNILFTGDYDGVLLTPVARRIALLSDDGEEVRVRVDAGVEWDDLVEWAVQRGLWGIENLSLIPGKAGAAPVQNIGAYGCEAKDAIRRVEMYCVETGAMLTLDAAHCGFGYRESVFKHDLKGRVIITAVEIALSHTPRPRLGYGDVEREVEARGGVTLRNIREAICSIRRAKLPDPAVLGNAGSFFKNPVVETSVAENLLKTYPEMPHYPAPEGRVKLAAGWLIDRAGMKGRREGAVGVHERQALVLVNHGGATGGEVIAFAHKVQETVREKFGIEIDTEVNIL; from the coding sequence ATGATCCGAGAATTTCACCAAATCAGCCTGCGCACACGCAACAGTTTCGGTGTCGACCAGCAGGCAGCGCGCCTCGTCGAGTTCGAGACTCCCGAGGAGCTGCGCACGTTCTTCGCCGCGGGAATCCCTGAGAAATGGATGGTTCTGGCCGGCGGCAACAACATCCTCTTCACCGGGGATTACGACGGCGTGCTCCTTACCCCCGTCGCCCGGCGGATCGCCCTTCTGAGCGACGACGGCGAGGAGGTTCGCGTGCGGGTCGATGCGGGCGTCGAATGGGACGATCTGGTGGAATGGGCCGTCCAGCGCGGGTTGTGGGGCATCGAAAACCTCTCGCTGATCCCCGGCAAGGCGGGCGCGGCACCGGTGCAGAACATCGGGGCTTACGGCTGCGAAGCCAAGGACGCGATCCGGCGGGTCGAAATGTACTGCGTCGAGACGGGCGCGATGCTGACGCTCGACGCCGCGCACTGCGGGTTCGGGTACCGCGAGAGCGTCTTCAAGCACGACCTGAAAGGCCGGGTAATCATCACCGCCGTCGAAATAGCGCTCTCGCACACGCCCCGGCCCCGGCTGGGTTACGGCGACGTGGAACGCGAGGTCGAAGCCCGCGGGGGCGTGACGCTGCGCAACATCCGCGAGGCGATCTGCTCGATCCGCCGCGCGAAGCTCCCCGACCCGGCCGTACTGGGCAATGCGGGCAGTTTCTTCAAAAACCCCGTCGTGGAGACTTCAGTCGCCGAAAACCTGCTGAAAACATATCCCGAAATGCCGCACTACCCCGCTCCCGAAGGCCGCGTGAAGCTGGCCGCCGGGTGGCTGATCGACCGGGCCGGGATGAAGGGCCGCCGCGAGGGAGCCGTGGGGGTTCACGAGCGGCAGGCACTGGTGCTGGTGAACCACGGCGGCGCCACGGGCGGCGAGGTGATCGCCTTCGCGCACAAGGTACAGGAGACGGTCCGCGAGAAGTTCGGCATCGAAATAGATACGGAGGTTAACATCTTATAA
- the holA gene encoding DNA polymerase III subunit delta: MAKSAVKFKDSVAEYERIAAEIAARRFSGIYLLMGEESYFIDALAERLASSILDEASRDFNQITVYGRDSEAGQVINLCRQMPMMGSYQVVILKEAQQLKGLDKLSLYTQKPSPTTILVICHKEKNADKRSAFYKGCAANGTVLESVRPRDYEIAAWLQQFIKKQGLTIDAKALSMLTDHLGTDIAKISNELKKLTVSMPEGVTRITDADIEANIGISKDFNNFELCKAVVTKDMGRALMIADHFARNPKDNPLLLTIMALFGQFRDIFVVNYLRWLSRHRAQPFPQDMELMRILRKSNVYVVGEIKQNSAAWDNRKVFNILGLLREYDAKSKGLNAGGAPDGELLRELLLKIFLL, encoded by the coding sequence ATGGCAAAAAGCGCTGTAAAGTTCAAGGATTCCGTCGCCGAATACGAGCGTATCGCCGCAGAGATAGCGGCGCGCAGATTTTCCGGCATCTACCTGCTGATGGGCGAGGAGAGCTATTTCATCGACGCCCTCGCCGAGCGGCTGGCGTCGTCGATCCTCGACGAAGCCTCGCGGGACTTCAACCAGATCACCGTCTACGGCCGCGACTCGGAGGCGGGGCAGGTCATCAACCTCTGCCGCCAGATGCCGATGATGGGGTCGTACCAAGTGGTGATTTTGAAAGAGGCCCAGCAGCTCAAGGGGCTGGACAAGCTCTCGCTCTACACCCAGAAACCCTCGCCCACGACCATCCTCGTGATCTGCCACAAGGAGAAGAACGCCGACAAGCGCTCGGCCTTCTATAAAGGGTGTGCGGCGAACGGCACCGTACTGGAATCGGTGCGGCCGCGCGACTACGAGATCGCGGCGTGGCTGCAGCAGTTCATCAAGAAACAGGGGCTGACGATCGACGCCAAGGCGCTGTCGATGCTGACGGACCATCTGGGGACCGACATCGCGAAGATATCCAACGAGTTGAAAAAGCTCACCGTGTCGATGCCCGAGGGCGTGACGCGCATCACCGACGCCGACATCGAGGCCAACATCGGCATCTCGAAGGATTTCAACAATTTCGAGCTTTGCAAAGCCGTGGTCACCAAGGACATGGGCCGTGCGCTGATGATCGCCGACCACTTCGCCCGCAACCCCAAGGACAACCCGCTGCTGCTGACGATCATGGCGCTGTTCGGGCAGTTCCGCGACATCTTCGTGGTCAACTACCTGCGCTGGCTCTCGCGGCACCGGGCACAGCCCTTTCCGCAGGATATGGAGCTGATGCGCATCCTGCGCAAAAGCAATGTCTACGTCGTCGGGGAGATCAAGCAGAACTCCGCGGCGTGGGACAACCGCAAGGTGTTCAACATACTGGGGCTGCTGCGCGAGTACGACGCCAAGAGCAAGGGCCTCAATGCCGGAGGCGCTCCGGACGGAGAGCTGCTGCGCGAGCTGCTGCTGAAAATCTTCCTGCTTTGA
- the ruvC gene encoding crossover junction endodeoxyribonuclease RuvC, which yields MGIDPGTNYMGYGVLEVEGRTVRSVVLGDIDLHRLPDPYAKLRYIFERVGALVDEYAPHEVALESPFFGENVQSMLKLGRAQGVAMAAALSRGIDVFEYAPMRIKQSITGRGSAAKEQVASIVCRMLTIDQPPKRLDATDGMAVALCHYFTTASPLNAALGGERVKGLGGGKKAASKGGSQSWEQFLKKNPDREIK from the coding sequence ATGGGCATCGACCCCGGCACGAACTATATGGGTTACGGCGTGCTGGAGGTCGAGGGACGCACCGTGCGTTCCGTCGTGCTGGGCGACATCGACCTGCACCGTCTCCCGGACCCCTATGCCAAACTGCGCTACATCTTCGAACGGGTCGGGGCGCTGGTCGACGAGTACGCTCCGCACGAAGTGGCGTTGGAATCGCCCTTCTTCGGCGAGAATGTGCAGTCGATGCTCAAGCTGGGACGGGCGCAGGGCGTGGCGATGGCGGCGGCGCTGAGCCGCGGGATCGACGTATTCGAATATGCCCCCATGCGCATCAAGCAGTCGATCACCGGCCGCGGATCGGCCGCCAAGGAACAGGTGGCCTCGATCGTCTGCCGCATGCTCACCATCGACCAGCCCCCCAAGCGTCTCGACGCCACGGACGGTATGGCCGTCGCGCTGTGCCACTACTTCACCACAGCCAGCCCGCTCAATGCGGCGTTGGGCGGCGAACGGGTAAAAGGGCTCGGCGGGGGCAAGAAAGCGGCGTCGAAAGGGGGATCGCAAAGCTGGGAGCAATTCCTGAAAAAGAATCCCGACCGGGAGATCAAATAA
- a CDS encoding TlpA disulfide reductase family protein, with amino-acid sequence MKKILILATAAAMLCSCGNKNKYTVEGTVEGANEMVYLFDSERNVVDSAAVKDGKFRLTGTVETPDFYYLIDAREKGSTFGTTLLLEPGTITIADNPEGHHKRVTGTPANDASTAYTDASNALVNEFRDEATSEERREAIQEEYEQLTRTTMEQNRSNIFGALLLAQELGYELSGQELLEEIALFPEELQQSKVLKTLKENAESKLKTDVGQPYTDVAQPDADGQEVSLKSVVEAPGNKYVLLDFWASWCGPCMGEVPHLKKTYGEFHKKGFEIYGVSFDKDREKWLAAVDQNGMNWVHVSEVNGFDNQAARDYAVQGIPSNFLIGSDGRIVAKNLRGEALYEKIAELLAQ; translated from the coding sequence ATGAAAAAGATCCTGATCCTCGCAACGGCGGCGGCCATGCTGTGCAGTTGCGGCAACAAAAACAAATACACCGTCGAGGGCACCGTTGAAGGCGCGAACGAAATGGTCTACCTCTTCGATTCGGAGCGAAACGTCGTCGACTCGGCGGCTGTCAAGGACGGCAAGTTCCGACTCACGGGCACCGTCGAAACTCCGGACTTTTATTACCTGATAGACGCTCGGGAAAAGGGCTCGACATTCGGGACCACGCTACTCCTCGAACCGGGCACAATCACCATAGCGGACAATCCGGAAGGCCATCACAAACGCGTGACGGGCACCCCGGCCAACGACGCCAGCACGGCCTATACCGACGCCAGCAATGCGCTGGTCAACGAGTTCCGCGACGAGGCGACCAGCGAAGAGCGCCGCGAGGCCATTCAAGAGGAGTACGAACAACTGACCCGCACGACGATGGAGCAGAACCGCTCGAATATCTTCGGCGCGCTGCTGCTGGCACAGGAACTGGGCTACGAACTTTCGGGGCAGGAGCTGCTGGAGGAGATCGCCCTCTTCCCCGAGGAGCTGCAGCAGAGCAAGGTGCTCAAAACGCTCAAGGAGAACGCCGAAAGCAAGCTCAAGACCGACGTGGGCCAGCCTTACACCGATGTCGCGCAACCCGATGCCGACGGGCAGGAGGTGTCGCTCAAATCGGTCGTAGAGGCTCCGGGCAACAAGTATGTCCTGCTCGACTTCTGGGCTTCATGGTGCGGCCCCTGCATGGGCGAGGTTCCCCACCTGAAAAAGACCTACGGCGAGTTCCACAAGAAAGGCTTCGAGATTTACGGCGTGTCGTTCGACAAGGACCGCGAGAAGTGGCTCGCAGCCGTCGACCAGAACGGCATGAACTGGGTACACGTCAGCGAGGTGAACGGCTTCGACAATCAGGCCGCCCGGGACTACGCCGTGCAGGGCATTCCGTCGAACTTCCTGATCGGCAGCGACGGCAGGATCGTCGCCAAGAACCTCCGCGGCGAGGCGCTTTACGAAAAGATCGCAGAGCTACTGGCCCAATAA
- a CDS encoding DUF6549 family protein, translating into MKKYLVLYAVAVTALFAFSYRRYHAENRRLIQNQTALAADVAHYRTRAGQEAASAQVLRLRCGEFEALRAADAEEIRRLGLRIRRLEAAAKTVTATEAAIRAPLRDTVVIRVRDSAPVHDSVRLFRWRDAWVSVEGRIDRDSVACRIRSVDTLRQVIHRIPRRFLFIRWGTKALRQEIVSANPHTRIVHAEYVKIER; encoded by the coding sequence ATGAAAAAATACCTTGTGCTTTACGCCGTCGCCGTGACGGCGCTGTTCGCATTTTCCTACCGCCGTTACCACGCCGAAAACCGGCGGCTCATCCAGAACCAGACTGCCCTTGCGGCCGACGTCGCGCATTACCGCACCCGGGCCGGGCAGGAGGCCGCCTCGGCGCAGGTCCTGCGGCTGCGCTGCGGGGAGTTCGAGGCCCTGCGCGCCGCCGATGCCGAGGAAATCCGCCGGCTGGGGCTCAGAATCCGCCGGCTGGAAGCCGCCGCAAAGACCGTGACGGCCACCGAAGCCGCGATCCGTGCACCGCTGCGCGACACCGTCGTCATCCGGGTACGCGACTCGGCGCCGGTGCATGACTCGGTGCGGCTGTTCCGCTGGCGCGATGCGTGGGTCTCGGTCGAGGGACGCATCGACCGTGACTCGGTCGCGTGCCGCATCCGCAGCGTCGACACCCTGCGGCAGGTCATCCACCGCATCCCCCGCCGCTTCCTCTTCATCCGCTGGGGCACGAAAGCGCTCCGGCAGGAGATCGTTTCGGCGAATCCCCACACACGGATCGTCCATGCCGAATATGTGAAGATCGAGCGGTAA